The genomic stretch ACGTTCCCCACCTTCCTGATGTGTTTTTGTTGTGCTTGGTGACTCGGGGAGCTGCATCCCCCTCTTTAATGTTAGCAGAGGTGCTCTAGGATCTAAACTGAGTTCTAGGGGTCTGGGTCCAGAAAGCTTTGAAAGCCCACTCCGTGGCATTCCCCCATACTTCCAGCAGTAAGGGTTTTGTGTTATCTGTGCAGGTATGTCTACTAAAAGCTAATTAAAGTGAGTAGCTCCAGTAATAGCTGCTTTTGCAGCTATCAAAAGGACTTGTTGTGTTTTACTACTTCAGAGTAACTGGAACAAATGCTGGTTGAATCTGAATTCTTTTGACTTACACATCAGTTTATTTGTCTGGTTTCCAAAGACTGATACTCTTACAGCTTGTGTTTAGATGAATggtaatattttaatgtatatattGTAACAATTGGAGATACTGCAAGGTAATATTTGTCTAAAATTTCGCTTTGTGAGAGGCCTGTAACATTCTTGTTGAAATTTTGTTAGTGTCCTGGTACCAGTTTTGACTTCATATGTTAAAAGAGGAATTTATTTCGCACGTGGTTTTCTCACTCCTCAACTTCTCTCTGCAGACAGCACAAAGATGAAATGGCAGGTGATATATTTGATATGCTTCTCACGTTTACTGACTTTCTGGCTTTCAAGGAAATGTTCTTGGATTACAGAGCTGTAAGTATGTCACACTGTTTATTTTCGTTGGTATTATGGCTGTCGTTTTTGCATAGCTCTGCCTGAGAGCACCAAAGGGAGTGTCACTGCGGTGGGTAACGGCATTCGTTCAGAGGTTATACAgcactgaagggaaaagaactTAATTGAGTGGCTGTTTGAACTCAAACTGCACCCCTGAAGCTTTTGTGAAAATGGGGACAGGTTGAGGAGACAACGTGTGTGTCTCAGCAGCAGGAATAGTTTCAGCTGAGGGTTCCACTTCGGAGACAACAGGTGaacacaggagcagagcactgGGTGGGTGTTCTCAACCAGAGCTAagcaggatgctgctgtgagctgggtGTGCAGCTGGCAGTGACTCTGAGGTGCTAAACCCAGCTTCTGCACAACCTCCTGCTGAGGTTTGGATGTGGAGATGAGAAAACAGATAGCAgagcattcattttctcttatttctaaGGATTTTTCAAGTCTCCCAGCAAGCTGCGTGCAGTCTGAGATGCTCAGATAACGTGTAGTTGTGTATTGGTTTGACAAGCAGAACGTGAATTGCACACTTCATCTTTTGAACTTAACGGCTGCATATTTCAAAGCAGCATTGAGAcaaggatttcttcttttttttgacatttctaGGAAAAAGAAGGTCGGAGCCTGGATTTAAGTAGTGGATTAGTGGTGACATCATTAACCAAATCATCGATATCCTCCTCCTAGAACGGTTGGTGCACTGCTTCCCTTTTCCAGatgagtgctgctgctttcatctGGACATTAAAACACTACAGGTCACAAGAATCAAGGTGCTTTTATGTGATGCAAACTCTCACTCTCAGACTATGCCTTCAGATGCCTGGAACTTGCTGGTATTCAATGgccacagaagaagaaaatcttagCCCTGCTGGTggaattgtattttaaatacccAGTATTTGCACACCATTCTAACTGTTACGGAGAAACACAGTGCGCTGAGAGGACAATAAATAGAACTGATGTGggtttttgggggggggggttggcaTCTCAGCCATTGTCCCAGAAggcagaactttaaaaaaaatcaagaaggcAATGCAAAAAGTGTGTGTCTGTCCAGCTCCCGGGCAGGTGTGAATACGTACATGTCTTCTTTTAAACTTTATTCTGATACTACGTGCTTTGTAACAGAAGTATATGTTTTCATATGTAGATATCTTATCCTGAGGCTGCCTGTCTGCCCTGTGAGGACTGATATGTTAGCGTGTAAATCTGTCTGCTCATTGGCTTGAGTCAGTCTCATCCTTAACATGCAGAGTTTTGATTCGCTTTTGGTTCAGGCCCCAGCTGttctacactgaaaaaataacagtgaaaaatcCAAAGCTGGCCTGTGTGTGcagttcctttctttctgtgtgacAGTGGCACAGCTGTAAGCTCGCTGGGCACAGACCTGTTCACCACCATGTCATTCACTGCTCTTAATTGTGGGCTGATTAAAGCCTGTGTTTGCTCTTAGCAATATTAGCGAAGCAGCACATGAGTTGCTCGCTACCAAACCCCAGCTGCTTTTGTCTTGGCAGTTGGAATTAACATGTATTTGGAGCTGTGGTGACCCTCTGCTCTTATGCTGTTCAGACATGTTGATCTGCTGCTTCGTGACGTGCTCAGGCATTGTGTGTCTAAGAGCAGACAGAAGCAGgctgctgatgctgcagagTGCTGAGCATTCCCTACCAGTGCAGGCAGTAGCTGTGAGAACCTGGGCAGAGTGAAAATGCAGCCTGGTTTGCAGGGAGGAAGCATCCTGCCAGGACAAACGAGATGAaatcctgctgctggtggcttcTGCCAGTCGTCTCAACAGCAGTGGGGtttgatttctgaaatgcagtagTTTATTTGAGCAGCAGTGAGGACTCTGGGCCGTGCAGGCTTCTCCCTCAAGCATGGTCAGTGTGCAGGGGTGGGAAGCGAGCAGGGGCAATGCTCTGAGGTGGCTGttgccaggaaaaaaatgagaacattgGGTGGTAGCTCTCATCCAAACAAggtgcagctgtgctccctTTTGAATCCTGAGGTTAAAATTGGAGGAACTGAAGACTGCTGTTAGTGCACGGACAGGGGCTCTTTGGTTAACTTCTTCCCTCTGACTTGTTAAGGACAGTAACGGGTTTCATAGTATTTTAGAAGAAACCCCATTGAACTGTTTTAACTGTGAATTGTTGAGCTAAATTAACTAAAACCAAAGTTTCCCTTTTTAACTGGAACGAAACTTTTACTCTCCTGTTGCAATTGCTCTAGATAATTACATGCAGTACTGGCAGTAGGAGTGGATGTACAGGCAGTTACTTCCCGGAGGGAGCTTGTCGTGCTCTAAACAAAGCCTCTTGCAGTTTCAGAGTCCACAGGGCACACAGACTTTGGGTGAGTTCATATTTGGATGGGATTTGTATCTCAAGAGTTTGCTGTATACCAAAGTCACCGCTTCACAGAAGCGTGGCTCTTCACTTCTTGCCATCGATAGGTCTGTGCTGTTGTGCTTTCTTAACTCACTAATTCACTGTTGAGCATTTTcagatgaatttattttgtaaaataatgcaAGTAGCATGTTGACTTAAATTTATGGGTTTGGATGCGAGGCGGGGATGTCGCTGATCTCTGTATTGTTTGGCTGTGAACATCCTCCATGTGAGCGTTCATGCTCTTTGTAAGCCCTTGGGTGTGCTGATACCAGCTCACAGTtaagttttgttgttgctctttcttcatttcaatTTTAGACTATGAAAATTTGCAGCAAAGCTCCCCTGGTTTGAGTGGAGCTGCCCAGAGCAAACCCTGCCCGCTCTGTCCGGGCTGTTACCTGTGGTCTGGTGTTCCTGGGGTAATTGGTGTCTGTGACACACCGGGTCTGGGCTCTGGTTCAGTGCCTTTTCCACCAGGCAAAGGTCTTTTTTAAGAGATTAAATTTCTATACGCGACGGACTGTCTGTGTTGCAAgcctgatttcttttcttaagaGTTCTAACATTGCCACCAAAATGCGTGAAGAGGCCAGTTTTCTTATGGATTTTGGTTTTGGTATGTATTTGTTGAGACTTGATGCTTCGTTGCacctgcttttcttccacagcagGTGAAAGTAGATCTGTCAGGGGCTGATTCTTCTCCcggagagcagtgaggcactggtacagctgcccagggagggtggagtcaccatccctgggggcatcccagagctgtggggatgtggcactgagggacgtgggcagtgggcacggtgggggtgggggtggacTTGGAAATCtgagaggtctttcccaaccttaatgattctgtgaatctaaTGCAGTTTGTCCACTCCCTTCTCCATTCACACCTCTCATTAACGTAGTTAAGTTTCCCCCAGGCCGCCTCTGTAGACAAGTTGTTAAAACTTTACCACGTATGCTGTTTGCATGGGTAAACTTGTAGGGTAGCTGACTGTGTGTAAATGGActaaaagcagatgaaatgaaCTTACTAGCTCGTACAAGAAGGATGTGAAGGAAAACGTTGCTGTGAGTGGCTGGGCGTCAGTTCTGGCAAATGCCCACCCACAtccccaaaaaaacaaaagctggatTTGTTGACGCCGGTGGTGGTGGAGCAGACAGACTCGAATGTTGGATTTaggaagatttttatttaaagcataaaattgtgctttgacttttttttttttttttaaagatcagtGCAGTAACAGTTTAGACTTCTTCCATGGCCCAGCCTTcatcctccagccctgcccccGCTGACCGAAGTTAATTGCAATTATTTACACCACGTCTGCGCGTGACCACAGAGAGCCCCGTGGGCTTGGTTTAGTGAATGTTAGTACTGGAGCGTGCCCAGTGGGGTGAGCCCCCTCGGCAGAACTGTTCCAGTGAGGAGCTGGCTCCTCTGCACCATGTGAAGACCACCAGGAGCTTCAGCCTCAGTGAACCCTCGGCACCTCGCGGTGGCTTTGTGCTATGGGCATGTCACCtgagagcacagcactgcttctgcGTGACCGCAGCACCACGGACACCGCCGCTGCCGGTGGCCAAGAGTTGATGTTGGCGGGCTCCTCACGCATGGCTTGCCACCTGGCTGGTGGCCGCGTTGCTGCCGAGTCCTTTCCAGGCACGGAAGCTGAAGAAGGTGCTCGCCCCATAGGTGAGCATCACGAGGCCGGCGAAGAactgggagaggagcagagcagtgcgTGAGCACGCAGGCTCAGAACCTCAAGCCGCGGCCCGTACGCCCGTACTTACGGAGGCGGCGGCTCTCCGGTTGTAATCCCACTGGCGCCACGAGGTGGGACGCACGGCTGCTGAGCACGTGACGAACGCGGCGACGTACAGAACGGTTGCCACCGCGTTGAAGATCATCAGCTGGAGAAGGCAAAGAGGAGGTGAGGAGATCTGGGCTGTGCCCCACACCCAGCAGCCCGCCCCTAGGGCCAGTTGTGTAGGGCTCttccaaaagagaaagatttgaGCACCAGCCTGGGGCAAAGGGTTGGCTCGGGGTTGTCCCCAGCTATAGGAGCACGTGGGCAGACACAAGGATGAGCAGAAAGCTGACAAagcagggaagtggtggagtcaccgtccctggaggtgttcaagaaacgtggagatgaggggcatggtcagtgggcatggtaggggttggacttggggatctgagagctCTTTTTCTCATCGCTTGTGCTCATTTTCCAGGTTCTGTTCCTGGGGAACCCCAGAGGCACGTGCTCACAAGTTTGAGTACAAGAGCCAGGCTGCACGGAGGTTCCCCACTGGGCGTCACAGCATGGTGCCACCTGGTGCCCACTGATGCATGGGGTGGAGATGGGCTTCTGGCTCCGCAGCCACCAAGTTGGACTGACCCCACACTCCTCCCTTTTATCCTAGGAGAACCAGAGGAAAAAGGGCCCAGCCCCTCACCCTGGGGGCGAACCCAGCATACGAACCATGAGGGACCAGGGGACCATGTAGAACTTCGTCGGGAGCTGCAGGAGGTACATCACAAAGAGCAGGACCGTCGCTATCCAGAGGAAGATGGTCACAAACAGCACCCAGCCATACGCTGCGTGGAGGTGGTAGGTGGTGTCAGCAAGGAGAGCCCACACCAGGAGGCCGAGCACCTGCAGGGTGGGCAGGGGCAAGTCTAAATCATCCCTCTTGGAGTCTGAAAccctttccccttgtcccatcacaacAGGCCCTGCTAAAAGAGTCTGTGCCCTTCTTTCTCACAGTCCCCTATAGATACTGACAGGCCCCTCTCAGGTCTCTCCAGAGcattcccttctccaggctgtgaagtcccagctctcagcccgCCCTGAGAGAGGAGTTCCATCCCTCAGGTCGTGTTTGTGCCCTTCAGGATGTGCTCTGGCACCGCTGGGGCTGCACCCACGGCTCTCCCATGAGCTCAGTCAAGAGCGGAGGAGTTGTGATGTCTGCATCCCTCATTGTCGTGCAGGGGACACAGTGGCCTTTGTCCTGCAGCGCACATGCTCCCAGTGCTCGGCTGCTGTTGTTTCAGTCCGGACAATgccatcttttcttttgcatctaTTTCTAACCCTCGTTTGGGAGAAACGGGGATAGGGAAAACCCCGGTGCGCTCCGGCAGCGGGAGGAATCAGAGCAGGAGCCCCTGGGGAGGAGCACCGGGGAGCAGTCCTACTCTCGGCTCCATCCCTTTCCCTTGGCCGCCCCTTGCACTGCCTTTTGCGTGCCACAGCCTTGCACGGGAGCCCAAATCTGGAGCAGAGAGCCACGCAGGTGCTGCCGAAAGGATGCCGCAGCCCCATCAACCTCCCCCACGAGTGTCCCGCTCCCTTTCACCCCCCTACTCACGGCCTGGGCACCCATCAGCCCCCCGAGCGGCGAGCACAGGAAGGCTTCGTCGAGGCGCGGGGAGGGCAGGGTGGCGGCGGTTCCCGGGGAGCTGCTCCGTGTCCCCGCCGCTCCGGGTAGCCCCGCCATGCCGCGAGCACTCGGCTCGGGCCGCCCCCAAGCGCTGCCGGCGGGGCGGCCCCCGGGGATGCTCCCCCCGCAGCCCGGTCCGCCCCGTCGGGGCGGCGCCGCGTGGGAGGGGTAGAACAAGAGAAAGAACGGCGGCGAGTTGGCCGGCGGGTCAGGATGGCCGAGCGGTCTAAGGCGCTGCGTTCAGGTCGCAGTCTCCCCTGGAGGCGTGGGTTCGAATCCCACTTCTGACAGCGTTCCGTTTTGCGGCGGGCAGGCTCCTGCCTGCTCTTTTAGCGCTGCGGGGGGAGAGGGACGGAAAACGCgcagggggggaaaaaaaaaaaaaaaaaacagcaacaaaaaaacgaggcccccagcacaaaaCAATTGCGACTTGTCAGAAGTGGGATTCGAACCCACGCCTCCAGGGGAGACTGCGACCTGAACGCAGCGCCTTAGACCGCTCGGCCATCCTGACAGCGTTATACGCGGCGCCCGCCCCGCTCTACACAACCCGGAGCCGCGCGCTCTGCGCATGTGCAGCCGCCTGCTGTCCCCGTTTTGTCCCCGTGTCGCTCCGGGGCAGCCCGGGGTTCGTGTCAGCCACCTCCAGGGGACGCCTCCCGTCCTCTGCTGGCAGCGGCCTCCGCTCCCAGGTGGCGGCCGGGGGCTGCTGGCCCCGCTGCCCGCACAAAGCGGGGAGCCTTGCGGAAGGGTTCGCTGCTGGCAGTGGTTCGCCTTCGCTTGAACGCTTGCCGCTGATGGCCCGTCCCGTCTGTCGCGGGTTGGGGTCGGGGTGCTGGGTGGGGAGCACGGCGCGGGGACAGCTCCCGCAGCGCAGCAGGAAGAAGCACAGACAAGCCAGCCCTCGGTTCTGGCACACGGGCAAGAATGCTGCCGGTCACACGTCCGCTTCAGTGCACGACGCGATCTGCTCTGTCTCAGAGTGGGgactgcccccccccccaattaGCATTCAGAATCCCAAACGTTCCTCATCGCTGCTTGCTTTGGTTCTCAGCTGCTGCATCCTCAGTGTTACTATGAGAATCACAGCCCAGGGATGGAATGCCCCTTGCCCTTAGCCCCAGCAACGCTTATTAACTATCCCTGGCCACCACTGCTGTGTGTTAACGGCCAGCACCTGCTGCTCTCCTAGGCAATGAGTCAATTGCACTGCACTTAAATACATGGTGCACATCCTCCCCAGCTGCTTGGGGGGCCTGAGGAGCTCCTGTGCCAGGCAGGTGTGATGGTTGCAGAGAGATTGGCTATAGCAAAGCGTGCTCCCAGGGAGCCAGTGGTTCTCTAAATAAGCTGATGGGGGAGCACATCAATCAGTGCAAACCTGGAGAGAGCTCTTAGCAAAAAcagaggagagggaggtgctCTGTTTTCATCAGGTGAGGTGCAGAAAGGATGAGATGGGGGACAGGGAGAGCAGCCCGGTGATTGTGATCTGAGCCAGCAAGCCTTGAAAAGGGTTAAGAGTCTGATGCTGCCGTCTCCTGTAGGGACGCTGGTGGAGGCAGAGCTCAGAAGGCCAGGCAATGCCAATCCCCAAACCCTTGCGGTGTTGGGGTcggccccagcagcaccactaTTGGACAGAGGGCTTCTGGATGTCTCCACAGTGACAGCTGAATGGTGAGCTCCTGTCCAGCTGCTCCCCCGCAGCCGCTGCCGAAGGCACCTGGCTTGCTGCCTTaaggagagagaggggaagCAGGGAGCCTTTCCGAGAAGGCGGTCAGAAGAGTTTCTGGTAAGCTCCTTTCTTGGGCTGGCAGCAACACGTTGGCTGGAGAAGCAGGAAGCGACCACGTGGAGAGCCCACGCCTCTCCCATAGAGGTGAAACAGCCAAGCCGTGGTGTTTTCCTGCTCCTCACCTGCCCGTGCCTATGTGCCCCCTTCCAGGACCCTTTTCCAAGGAGAGGAGACCCCCCCGTCCCGCCTTGGGGTCACACACGGCACAGCCACTGCCCCGTGCCTGGGGAAAACCTGgcactgcctcctgcagcagctgcgcTCTGCAGTGATGTGCAAAGGCTCCTGGTGTGCCCACTATCAGTTGCCCCTCTCCCCTCTcttggctgcagcacagcggTGAAAGACCGACTGCTCTTCTGCAGATCATCTGATACTTCCTTCTTCatgccagctctgcagaaacatTGCCTT from Numida meleagris isolate 19003 breed g44 Domestic line chromosome 10, NumMel1.0, whole genome shotgun sequence encodes the following:
- the PLLP gene encoding plasmolipin, which codes for MAGLPGAAGTRSSSPGTAATLPSPRLDEAFLCSPLGGLMGAQAVLGLLVWALLADTTYHLHAAYGWVLFVTIFLWIATVLLFVMYLLQLPTKFYMVPWSLMLMIFNAVATVLYVAAFVTCSAAVRPTSWRQWDYNRRAAASFFAGLVMLTYGASTFFSFRAWKGLGSNAATSQVASHA